A window from Vigna angularis cultivar LongXiaoDou No.4 chromosome 7, ASM1680809v1, whole genome shotgun sequence encodes these proteins:
- the LOC108338617 gene encoding fasciclin-like arabinogalactan protein 7: MEFSTLFIISNMMLLLSSAFAKTASPPSLSPTPAPAPAPDFVNLTELLSVAGPFHKFLGYLESTKVMDTFQNQANNTEEGITIFVPKDTAFSSLKKSALSNLTSDQIKQVILFHALPHFYSLADFTKLSETSSTPTFAGGDYTLNFTDNSGTVLINSGWSKTKVSSAVHSTDPVAIYQVDKVLLPEAIFGTDIPPAPAPAPTPDIAPAADSPTEHSADSKASSPSSSLDASSSHKLIINFGIWANLVLASFGVLVLF; encoded by the coding sequence ATGGAGTTTTCTACGCTTTTCATTATCAGCAACATGATGCTGCTTCTCAGTTCAGCATTTGCCAAAACTGCTAGTCCTCCCTCTCTGAGCCCAACTCCAGCACCAGCCCCAGCACCAGACTTTGTGAACCTTACTGAGTTGCTCAGTGTTGCTGGTCCATTTCACAAGTTTCTTGGATACCTTGAATCCACCAAAGTGATGGACACTTTCCAAAACCAAGCCAACAACACCGAAGAAGGAATTACCATCTTTGTTCCTAAGGACACTGCCTTCTCATCTTTGAAGAAATCTGCTCTGTCCAATCTCACCTCTGACCAGATAAAGCAAGTGATCCTCTTCCATGCCTTGCCTCATTTCTATTCTCTGGCTGACTTCACAAAACTCAGCGAAACCAGCTCCACTCCCACATTTGCTGGAGGGGATTACACTTTGAATTTCACTGATAATTCTGGGACAGTGCTCATCAATTCAGGATGGTCAAAGACCAAGGTGAGCAGTGCTGTTCATTCCACAGATCCTGTTGCTATATACCAAGTTGACAAGGTGCTACTTCCTGAGGCAATTTTTGGCACTGATATACCTCCAGCACCTGCTCCAGCACCAACTCCTGATATTGCCCCAGCTGCAGATTCTCCCACCGAACACAGTGCAGACAGCAAAGCATCTTCTCCATCATCTTCTCTTGATGCCTCCTCTTCTCACAAGCTCATCATCAACTTTGGAATCTGGGCCAACCTTGTCCTGGCATCTTTTGGTGTGCTGGTGCTCTTCTGA
- the LOC108337858 gene encoding rho GDP-dissociation inhibitor 1 produces the protein MGFDENKETGENSEATDHENETHKNEGEPVSRQVSEASIYATEEEEDEPGSKIQLGPQCTLKEHLEKDKDDESLRRWKEQLLGSVDVNNVAEILDPEVKISSLSIVSPDRDDIVLPIPEDGNPKGLWFTLKEGSQYRLKFTFQVNNNIVSGLKYTNTVWKTGVKVDSTKEMLGTFSPQQEPYTHEMPEETTPSGLFARGSYSARSKFLDDDNKCYLEINYTFDIKKEWAA, from the exons ATGGGGTTCGATGAAAACAAAGAAACCGGCGAGAACAGTGAGGCAACAGATCATGAAAACGAAACTCACAAAAACGAAGGTGAGCCCGTGAGCAGGCAAGTGAGTGAGGCTTCTATCTATGCAActgaagaagaagaggatgaacCCGGATCCAAAATTCAATTGGGTCCTCAATGCACTCTTAAAGAACACCTCGAGAAAGATAAG GATGATGAAAGTTTAAGGAGATGGAAGGAGCAACTCCTTGGAAGTGTAGATGTGAACAATGTTGCag AAATTTTGGACCCTGAAGTGAAAATCAGTAGCTTGTCTATTGTCTCTCCTGATAGAGATGACATTGTTCTTCCCATTCCTGAAGATGGGAATCCAAAGGGTTTATGGTTCACTCTAAAGGAAGGTAGTCAATATCGGTTGAAATTCACCTTCCAAGTGAACAATAATATCGTGTCTGGCTTAAAATACACCAACACTGTTTGGAAGACTGGTGTGAAGG TGGATAGCACAAAAGAGATGCTTGGAACTTTCAGTCCTCAACAAGAGCCTTACACACATGAGATGCCTGAAGAAACCACACCCTCTGGACTATTTGCAAGAGGATCATATTCTGCAAGATCAAAG tttcttgatgatgacaacaaatGCTACTTGGAGATCAACTATACTTTTGATATTAAGAAGGAATGGGCGGCTTGA
- the LOC108338628 gene encoding fimbrin-5, with protein sequence MSSFVGVLVSDQELQSQFTQVELRTLKSKYVSERNQLGRVTVGDLPAIFKKLKIFSELFTEDEIKSVLAQSYENTDEDIDFESFLRAHLNLQAQATAKDGGSKSSSSFLKTATTTFHHAINESEKASYVAHINNCLAEDKFLGQFLPIDPSTDALFDLAKDGVLLCKLINVAVPGTIDERAINTKKVLNPWERNENHTLGLNSAKAIGCTVVNIGTQDLIEGRPHLILGLISQVIKIQLLADLNLKKTPQLVELVEDDKEVEELISLAPEKVLLKWMNFHLKKAGYEKQVTNFSSDLKDGEAYAYLLNALAPEVAGPSALAASDPTERASLVLEQAEKLDCKRYLTPKDIVEGSPNLNLAFVAQIFQHRNGLTTVDSQKMSFAEMMTDDVETSREERCFRLWINSLGVATYVNNVFEDVRNGWVLLEVLDKVSPGSVNWKLATKPPIKMPFRKVENCNQVIQIGKDLNFSLVNVAGNDFVQGNKKLLVAFLWQLMRFNMLQLLKNLRSHSQGKEITDADILNWANNKVKKTGRTSEMESFKDKNLSSGVFFLELLSAVEPRVVNWSLVTKGETDEDKKLNATYIISVARKLGCSIFLLPEDIIEVNQKMILTLTASIMHWSLKKPEDHSNREATPATPMENENETDVVDKVSNLSVNDDDASENPSTA encoded by the exons ATGTCTAGTTTCGTCGGCGTCCTTGTTTCTGATCAAGAGCTTCAGAGCCAGTTCACTCAAGTCGAACTTCGAACACTCAAATCTAAG TATGTGTCGGAAAGGAATCAGTTGGGACGTGTTACTGTCGGAGATTTGCCTgctatttttaagaaattgaagattttttCTGAACTGTTCACCGAGGATGAGATTAAGAGTGTTTTGGCACAGTCATATGAGAACACGGATGAAGACATTGATTTCGAGTCCTTCTTAAGG GCACATTTAAATCTGCAAGCCCAAGCAACAGCTAAAGATGGTGGTTCAAAAAGCTCTTCTTCATTTTTGAAGACAGCTACAACAACTTTTCATCATGCCATTAATGAATCTGAGAAAGCTTCTTATGTCGCACATATTAACAACTGCTTGGCTGAAGACAAATTCCTGGGTCAGTTTCTTCCAATTGATCCATCAACAGATGCATTGTTTGATCTTGCAAAAGATGGAGTCCTTCTCTG TAAGCTTATTAATGTTGCTGTTCCTGGGACCATAGACGAGCGAGCTATTAACACAAAAAAAGTTCTTAATCCATGGGAAAGGAATGAGAACCATACCCTAGGCCTGAATTCGGCCAAGGCTATTGGTTGCACAGTGGTTAACATTGGTACACAGGATCTGATTGAAGGAAGA CCCCATCTGATACTTGGTCTGATTTCACAAGTAATTAAG ATTCAATTGTTAGCTGATCTCAATCTGAAGAAGACTCCTCAACTTGTGGAATTAGTGGAAGATGACAAG GAGGTGGAAGAGCTTATCAGTTTAGCACCTGAAAAGGTTTTACTGAAATGGATGAATTTCCACTTGAAGAAAGCTGGATATGAGAAACAAGTTACAAACTTCTCGTCTGACCTAAAG GATGGAGAGGCTTATGCTTACTTGCTTAATGCTCTTGCCCCAGAAGTGGCTGGCCCATCTGCCTTAGCAGCAAGTGATCCAACGGAAAGGGCTAGCTTGGTTCTTGAGCAGGCAGAGAAATTAGATTGCAAGAGATACCTCACTCCAAAGGACATAGTGGAGGGATCGCCTAATCTTAATCTTGCATTTGTTGCTCAAATTTTCCAGCATAG GAATGGTCTTACAACAGTTGACAGTCAGAAAATGTCCTTCGCTGAGATGATGACTGATGATGTAGAGACATCTCGGGAAGAACGATGCTTCAGACTATGGATTAACAGTCTTGGAGTTGCTACTTATGTCAATAATGTTTTTGAGGATGTCAGAAATGG ATGGGTTCTATTAGAAGTTCTTGACAAGGTTTCACCAGGATCTGTCAATTGGAAACTGGCCACAAAGCCTCCTATTAAGATGCCGTTCCGAAAAGTTGAGAACTGCAACCAAGTTATACAGATCGGGAAGGACCTAAACTTTTCATTAGTGAATGTTGCTGGCAATGATTTTGTACAAGGGAATAAGAAGCTCTTAGTGG CATTTttgtggcagctgatgaggttTAATATGCTTCAACTGCTGAAAAATTTGAGATCTCATTCCCAAGGTAAAGAGATTACCGATGCTGATATTCTAAACTGGGCAAACAACAAAGTGAAAAAAACAGGAAGGACTTCTGAAATGGAAAGTTTCAAG GATAAGAATCTTTCCAGTGGCGTTTTCTTCCTTGAGCTTTTGAGTGCTGTGGAGCCAAGGGTTGTCAACTGGAGTCTTGTTACTAAAGGGGAGACTG ATGAAGATAAGAAGTTGAATGCAACATATATAATCAGTGTTGCCCGAAAACTTGGGTGTTCCATTTTCCTGTTACCTGAAGACATAATAGAG GTCAACCAGAAGATGATACTCACTTTAACTGCTAGCATAATGCATTGGAGCCTGAAGAAACCTGAAGACCACAGCAACCGTGAAGCAACGCCTGCAACTCCGATGGAAAATGAAAACGAAACAGATGTAGTTGACAAGGTATCCAATTTGTCCGTTAATGATGATGATGCTTCGGAGAATCCCAGCACTGCTTAA
- the LOC108338651 gene encoding uncharacterized protein LOC108338651 isoform X2, whose protein sequence is MYGTKSKIDLAFEYQSQVAVLRPSIHSRRANLTVKFQDLYGFTVEGNVDDVNVLNEVREKVRQQGRVWWALEASKGANWYLHTTIGQSSALTSSLKFSALTNAITLKKLIRKGIPPVLRPKIWFSLSGAAKKKSTVPDSYYDDLTKAVDGKVTPATRQIDHDLPRTFPGHPWLDTPEGHAALRRVLVAYSFRDSDVGYCQGLNYVAALLLLVMKTEEDAFWMLAVLLENVLVNDCYTNNLSGCHVEQRVFKDLLAKKCPRIASHLESLEFDVSLVATEWFLCLFSKSLPSETTLRVWDVIFNEGAKVIFNVALAIFKDV, encoded by the exons ATGTATGGGACCAAAAGCAAAATTGACCTTGCCTTTGAATACCAATCTCAGGTAGCAGTTTTGAGGCCCAGCATCCATTCCAGGAGGGCAAATCTGACTGTGAAATTCCAAGACCTTTATGGATTCACGGTGGAAGGGAATGTGGATGATGTGAATGTGTTGAATGAGGTAAGGGAGAAGGTGAGGCAACAGGGAAGAGTTTGGTGGGCATTGGAGGCCAGCAAGGGGGCAAATTGGTATTTGCACACTACCATCGGGCAAAGCAGTGCTCTTACATCCTCCTTAAAATTCTCAGCTCTGACCAATGCTATCACGTTGAAGAAGTTGATCAGGAAGGGGATTCCCCCAGTTCTCAGGCCTAAGATTTGGTTTTCCTTGTCAGGGGCAGCCAAGAAAAAGTCCACCGTGCCTGACAGTTATTATGATGATTTGACCAAAGCTGTGGATGGGAAGGTCACCCCTGCTACCCGGCAGATAGATCAT GACCTACCCCGAACCTTCCCTGGCCACCCGTGGCTGGACACTCCCGAGGGGCATGCTGCTCTCAGGCGTGTTCTCGTTGCTTATTCCTTCCGTGATTCTGATGTTGGGTATTGTCAG GGATTAAATTACGTGGCAGCATTGTTGTTGCTTGTGATGAAGACAGAAGAAGATGCATTTTGGATGCTTGCTGTCTTGTTGGAGAATGTCCTGGTGAATGACTGTTACACAAACAACTTGTCAGGATGCCATGTGGAACAAAGAGTGTTTAAAGATTTACTGGCTAAGAAGTGTCCGAG GATTGCGAGTCATTTAGAATCTTTGGAATTTGATGTTTCCCTTGTTGCCACCGAGTGGTTCCTCTGCCTCTTCTCCAAAAGTCTGCCTTCCGAG ACAACTCTTCGCGTCTGGGATGTTATCTTCAACGAGGGTGCTAAGGTTATATTTAACGTGGCCTTGGCAATCTTTAAG GATGTTTGA
- the LOC108338651 gene encoding uncharacterized protein LOC108338651 isoform X1: MYGTKSKIDLAFEYQSQVAVLRPSIHSRRANLTVKFQDLYGFTVEGNVDDVNVLNEVREKVRQQGRVWWALEASKGANWYLHTTIGQSSALTSSLKFSALTNAITLKKLIRKGIPPVLRPKIWFSLSGAAKKKSTVPDSYYDDLTKAVDGKVTPATRQIDHDLPRTFPGHPWLDTPEGHAALRRVLVAYSFRDSDVGYCQGLNYVAALLLLVMKTEEDAFWMLAVLLENVLVNDCYTNNLSGCHVEQRVFKDLLAKKCPRIASHLESLEFDVSLVATEWFLCLFSKSLPSETTLRVWDVIFNEGAKVIFNVALAIFKMKEDELILTHHVGEVINILQTTTHHLFDPDDLLTVAFDKIGSMTTNTISKQRKKQEPEVMKELDQRIRRLNSLRTDDK, from the exons ATGTATGGGACCAAAAGCAAAATTGACCTTGCCTTTGAATACCAATCTCAGGTAGCAGTTTTGAGGCCCAGCATCCATTCCAGGAGGGCAAATCTGACTGTGAAATTCCAAGACCTTTATGGATTCACGGTGGAAGGGAATGTGGATGATGTGAATGTGTTGAATGAGGTAAGGGAGAAGGTGAGGCAACAGGGAAGAGTTTGGTGGGCATTGGAGGCCAGCAAGGGGGCAAATTGGTATTTGCACACTACCATCGGGCAAAGCAGTGCTCTTACATCCTCCTTAAAATTCTCAGCTCTGACCAATGCTATCACGTTGAAGAAGTTGATCAGGAAGGGGATTCCCCCAGTTCTCAGGCCTAAGATTTGGTTTTCCTTGTCAGGGGCAGCCAAGAAAAAGTCCACCGTGCCTGACAGTTATTATGATGATTTGACCAAAGCTGTGGATGGGAAGGTCACCCCTGCTACCCGGCAGATAGATCAT GACCTACCCCGAACCTTCCCTGGCCACCCGTGGCTGGACACTCCCGAGGGGCATGCTGCTCTCAGGCGTGTTCTCGTTGCTTATTCCTTCCGTGATTCTGATGTTGGGTATTGTCAG GGATTAAATTACGTGGCAGCATTGTTGTTGCTTGTGATGAAGACAGAAGAAGATGCATTTTGGATGCTTGCTGTCTTGTTGGAGAATGTCCTGGTGAATGACTGTTACACAAACAACTTGTCAGGATGCCATGTGGAACAAAGAGTGTTTAAAGATTTACTGGCTAAGAAGTGTCCGAG GATTGCGAGTCATTTAGAATCTTTGGAATTTGATGTTTCCCTTGTTGCCACCGAGTGGTTCCTCTGCCTCTTCTCCAAAAGTCTGCCTTCCGAG ACAACTCTTCGCGTCTGGGATGTTATCTTCAACGAGGGTGCTAAGGTTATATTTAACGTGGCCTTGGCAATCTTTAAG ATGAAGGAAGATGAGTTGATTCTAACCCATCATGTTGGCGAAGTGATCAACATTTTGCAGACGACCACGCATCATCTATTTGATCCAGACGATCTATTGACA GTGGCATTTGATAAGATAGGATCAATGACAACAAACACGATATCAAAGCAAAGGAAGAAACAAGAACCTGAAGTGATGAAGGAGCTTGATCAGAGGATCAGACGGTTAAATTCCCTTAGAACAGATGACAAATAG